The proteins below come from a single Antennarius striatus isolate MH-2024 chromosome 18, ASM4005453v1, whole genome shotgun sequence genomic window:
- the LOC137611797 gene encoding BMP/retinoic acid-inducible neural-specific protein 3-like, translating to MGCQGIAPKLWEGAALGLWLCCCCCWTSGAAAGGAAPAAGPDDGAPGPLGWLLSDKGPFHQSLEFTEAAERHQQGFSTRYKIYREFGRWKVNSLAVEKRDAPGGSGGLALPLDPDFMHAVRQLGRRPTLQTITESLIKKYGTHLLLAATLGGEESLTIFVDKRKLLQGPPSPSGPEGGPGAVGSPNASGTVTLEALHQLTASYFTDRESTLRKLHHLQIASTAIRVTETRTGPLGCSNYDNLDTVSSVLVHSPENKVQLQGLQVILPAYLQNRFIQAALDYIGCKSEGRFACRGGDCWCECGAGFPQCNCPHADLDTLENNLRRIRDTWRLANQEFEESEEFQNFVRRLPTHYAVNASEVEHLWRSDAGLPQRYRQLEAGSQRLLAKARRTANKLFSLSRRCRKQPGIVLQRPRPLSSWLGFALSVLYCSENNQVGVYSDASRSCSCPYNRPACQSLIPCAVGDGARCASCSSENRTRCSSCNPGFTLTQGACRPTVPDPTDPYLGMESDRDLQDLELRYLLQRRDPRIALHGVFVSNDVRVNAWFDPSWRKRMLLTLKSNRVKSNRVHMLLGLSLQFCLTRNSTLEPALSLFVNPFGGSHSESWTMPIGQHGYPDWERARLDIPLDCYNWTLTLGNRWKSFFETVHFYLRSRIRDNRNVTAFYEPPEATEPLNNIGYMKVNGMQLFGYSVHFDPEAIQDLILQIDYPYTQGSQDSALLQLVELRYRVNRLSPPGAPHVDLFACLLRHRLKLSAADVTRILAALQAFSARQPNDAEYEANKLCS from the exons ATGGGCTGTCAGGGGATCGCTCCTAAGCTATGGGAGGGGGCGGCTCTCGGCCtctggctctgctgctgctgctgctggacctcCGGGGCCGCCGCCGGTGGAGCCGCGCCCGCCGCCGGACCGGACGACGGCGCGCCGGGGCCCCTGGGGTGGCTCCTGTCCGATAAGGGGCCCTTCCACCAGTCCCTGGAGTTCACGGAGGCGGCGGAGAGGCACCAGCAGGGCTTCAGCACCAGATACAAGatctacag AGAGTTTGGTCGATGGAAGGTCAACAGCCTGGCGGTGGAGAAGCGGGACGCCCCCGGGGGCAGCGGGGGGCTGGCTCTGCCCCTCGACCCCGACTTCATGCACGCCGTCCGGCAGCTGGGGCGTCGGCCGACCCTCCAGACGATCACCGAGAGTCTCATCAAGAAATACGGCACCCACCTCCTGCTCGCCGCCACTCTGGGAG GAGAGGAGTCTCTCACCATATTTGTGGACAAAAGGAAGCTCCTCCAGGGGCCTCCTTCGCCCTCGGGGCCCGAGGGAGGCCCCGGGGCCGTGGGGAGCCCCAACGCTAGCGGGACGGTGACCTTGGAGGCCCTCCACCAGCTGACGGCGTCCTACTTCACCGACAGGGAGAGCACCCTCCGCAAGCTGCACCACCTCCAGATCGCCTCCACCGCCATACGG GTGACGGAAACCAGAACCGGACCCCTCGGATGCAGCAACTACGACAATCTGGACACGGTCAGCTCGGTTCTGGTTCACAGTCCGGAGAACAAGGTCCAACTGCAAG GGCTGCAGGTGATTTTGCCGGCTTACCTGCAGAACCGCTTCATCCAGGCGGCTCTCGACTACATCGGCTGTAAATCCGAGGGCCGGTTCGCGTGCCGGGGGGGCGACTGCTGGTGCGAATGCGGCGCGGGCTTCCCTCAGTGTAACTGCCCCCACGCCGACCTGGACACCCTGGAGAACAACCTGCGGCGCATCAGAGACACCTGGAGACTCGCCAACCAGGAGTTTGAGGAATCGG aaGAGTTCCAAAACTTCGTCAGGAGGCTGCCCACGCATTACGCCGTTAACGCGTCGGAGGTGGAACACCTGTGGAGGAGCGACGCCGGCCTGCCGCAGCGCTACCGGCAGCTGGAGGCCGGCAGCCAGCGGCTCCTCGCCAAAGCTCGCCGCACCGCCAACAAGCTCTTCAGCCTCAGCAGGAGGTGCAGGAAGCAGCCGGGGATCGTCCTGCAAAGGCCGAG GCCCCTGAGCTCCTGGCTGGGCTTCGCCCTCTCCGTCTTGTACTGCAGCGAGAACAACCAGGTGGGGGTCTACAGCGACGCCAGCCGCAGCTGCTCCTGCCCCTACAACCGCCCCGCCTGCCAGAGCCTCATCCCCTGCGCCGTGGGCGACGGCGCCCGTTGCGCCTCCTGCTCTTCGGAAAACCGCACCCGATGCTCCAGCTGCAACCCGGGCTTCACCCTGACCCAGGGCGCCTGCAGGCCCACCGTGCCCGACCCCACCGACCCCTACCTGGGCATGGAGAGCGACCGCGACCTGCAGGACCTGGAGCTGCGCTACCTGCTGCAGCGGCGCGACCCTCGCATCGCGCTGCACGGCGTGTTCGTGAGCAACGACGTGCGCGTCAACGCCTGGTTCGACCCGtcctggaggaagaggatgctGCTGACGCTGAAGAGTAACCGGGTCAAGTCCAACCGGGTTCACATGCTGCTGGGCCTCAGCCTCCAGTTCTGCCTGACCAGGAACAGCACCCTGGAGCCGGCGCTGTCGCTGTTTGTCAACCCCTTCGGCGGCAGCCACTCGGAGAGCTGGACCATGCCGATCGGGCAGCACGGATACCCCGACTGGGAGCGCGCCAGGCTGGACATCCCGCTGGACTGCTACAACTGGACGCTGACGCTGGGGAACCGATGGAAGAGCTTTTTCGAGACAGTTCATTTCTACCTGAGGAGTCGCATCCGAGACAACCGGAACGTGACGGCGTTCTACGAGCCCCCGGAGGCCACCGAGCCGCTCAACAACATCGGCTACATGAAGGTGAACGGCATGCAGCTGTTTGGCTACAGCGTGCACTTTGACCCCGAGGCCATCCAGGACCTGATCCTGCAGATCGACTACCCGTACACTCAGGGATCGCAGGACTCGGCGCTGCTGCAGCTAGTGGAGCTGCGCTACCGGGTCAACCGCCTCTCGCCGCCGGGGGCCCCCCACGTGGATCTGTTCGCCTGCCTGCTCCGACACAGACTCAAACTGTCGGCGGCGGACGTGACGCGGATACTCGCCGCCCTGCAGGCGTTCAGCGCCAGGCAACCCAACGACGCCGAGTACGAGGCCAACAAACTGTGCAGCTAA